A genomic segment from Amphiura filiformis chromosome 10, Afil_fr2py, whole genome shotgun sequence encodes:
- the LOC140162924 gene encoding uncharacterized protein, with product MSETIAKNSTVFVYMKLDFTNVNFTDRLYYLNDTGDVINALYWVFARGSTGDLLVKSPFDFKTLSLGSLSIGVEVISVDVKIIPEDDTDCFLHGSNDTQRLNEIASFLLNLTSRFQSIEQIETTKICQERQDPARFFDQYDFSGIHTLLQSSTSYFCWKSNELLVPFHVDRLSWVYILQWSGLAAALFLPFVALYCLIWKIPPKDYNGETRYALNTDLVPIGLLYTLLYWEPKSRIRNCFLYFCRWMPILFLVSFVPFLPKVIGTYFFQEQLYEDRIKAHDKAAKDLIAKHHEHKSLSPPVPVIYFTLILDICFLYSVTTVLLHYIYITYKSEKGKIKQDSPNVPLIFFVIAKILPRQFKYLYRTCRSVDENPASWKNMYDRSKTLLKIAWYPKLFWEVVKNAIRSYLDTVFSFCIYPRGDTDPRVCGGGLRSKIATCFWFPIWIITAILLGALTIVLIITTWIVAAIPCSWCLSFISFTFIDGESERMMLFRLILLLLGVVGALTFGIIVLALNIVYAVEIIGYTFIGLVINSSFLLPYCSIVVTVLGYLIYSVCSLYDDYHKMYHSIFELAIKVDANNDDDDENRAKLIIMQNDDIPTISSDLFWKLVDRYKPLGEAVTKLVVGRIIPMLVVGIAVFMILNKVDNLKSLSETVNLLSFVFITGAIPTIWYLVQNPSSQICQNAALLCQMKLDMEEYTKTGNLKKRETDTETEETNSSRNNYDNENNVVVNIPIDSESNQVI from the coding sequence ATGTCGGAAACCATTGCTAAAAACAGTACCGTTTTTGTTTACATGAAACTTGACTTTACAAATGTAAATTTCACTGATAGGTTATACTATCTGAATGATACAGGAGATGTGATAAATGCGTTGTACTGGGTTTTTGCGCGAGGAAGTACAGGTGATCTGCTGGTGAAGTCTCCCTTTGATTTTAAAACCCTGTCACTTGGATCGCTCTCTATAGGGGTAGAGGTAATTTCTGTGGATGTGAAAATTATACCAGAGGACGATACTGATTGTTTTCTCCACGGAAGTAACGACACGCAACGCTTGAATGAGATCGCAAGTTTTCTTCTAAATCTGACGTCAAGATTTCAAAGCATAGAGCAGATAGAAACTACCAAAATATGTCAAGAAAGACAAGACCCGGCGCGTTTTTTTGACCAGTATGATTTTTCTGGTATTCATACTCTGTTACAATCTTCTACTTCCTATTTCTGTTGGAAATCGAATGAACTACTCGTACCATTTCATGTTGACAGACTTTCGTGGGTGTACATTTTGCAATGGAGCGGCCTCGCTGCAGCCCTTTTCTTACCGTTTGTTGCACTCTACTGCCTGATTTGGAAAATTCCTCCGAAAGATTACAACGGAGAGACGCGATACGCATTGAACACGGACCTTGTACCTATTGGACTTCTTTATACCTTGCTTTATTGGGAACCCAAATCGAGAATCCGAAACTGCTTCTTATACTTCTGTCGATGGATGCCTATACTTTTTCTAGTCTCGTTTGTTCCGTTCTTGCCAAAAGTAATCGGGACTTACTTCTTTCAAGAACAACTCTATGAGGATCGAATAAAGGCACATGATAAAGCAGCTAAAGATTTAATAGCCAAACACCATGAACACAAATCATTAAGTCCTCCCGTACCAGTTATTTACTTCACTCTCATTCTTGATATCTGTTTCCTATATTCAGTCACaactgttttacttcattataTCTACATTACCTATAAGTCAGAAAAGGGCAAGATAAAACAGGATTCGCCAAACGTACCGCTAATATTTTTCGTAATAGCTAAGATACTACCACGacagttcaaatatttatatagaACATGTAGAAGCGTGGATGAAAACCCTGCTAGTTGGAAAAACATGTACGATCGATCGAAAACATTACTTAAAATAGCATGGTATCCAAAATTATTTTGGGAGGTCGTGAAAAATGCAATACGCAGCTATTTGGATACGGTGTTTTCATTTTGCATATACCCACGAGGTGACACAGACCCTAGGGTATGTGGTGGTGGTTTGCGTTCCAAAATAGCCACATGCTTCTGGTTCCCGATCTGGATCATCACTGCCATATTATTGGGCGCATTAACAATCGTTCTAATCATTACAACATGGATAGTTGCTGCTATACCCTGTTCTTGGTGCTTATCTTttatatccttcacttttattGATGGAGAGAGCGAACGTATGATGCTTTTCCGATTAATCCTGCTTTTATTGGGCGTTGTCGGTGCCTTGACGTTTGGGATCATAGTTTTAGCTCTGAACATCGTTTATGCGGTCGAAATCATTGGGTACACTTTCATAGGTTTAGTCATTAACTCGTCGTTTCTCTTACCATATTGCTCTATTGTGGTAACCGTATTGGGTTATTTGATTTATTCAGTATGTAGCCTTTATGACGATTATCATAAAATGTATCACAGCATATTCGAGTTAGCTATCAAAGTAGATgctaacaatgatgatgatgatgaaaatcgcGCGAAACTCATCATCATGCAGAATGATGACATACCTACCATAAGTTCCGATTTGTTCTGGAAGCTTGTTGATCGATACAAGCCATTAGGTGAAGCCGTTACCAAACTGGTAGTAGGCAGGATTATTCCAATGCTTGTGGTAGGAATAGCAGTGTTTATGATTTTGAACAAGGTCGACAACTTAAAAAGTCTGTCTGAAACAGTTAATTTATTATCATTTGTTTTCATCACCGGAGCTATCCCAACTATTTGGTACCTGGTTCAAAATCCATCCTCCCAAATCTGCCAAAATGCGGCTCTTTTATGTCAGATGAAATTAGACATGGAAGAGTACACAAAAACGGGGAATTTGAAAAAGCGAGAAACAGACACAGAAACAGAAGAAACCAATTCGTCACGAAACAATTACGACAACGAAAATAATGTTGTCGTCAATATACCAATTGATTCAGAATCGAACCAAGTcatttga